In Montipora capricornis isolate CH-2021 chromosome 4, ASM3666992v2, whole genome shotgun sequence, a single genomic region encodes these proteins:
- the LOC138047339 gene encoding uncharacterized protein has translation MDPRYGSPRAIDAVDPAIPSYDSWPTLPSTRVEKRSPCSPCCRRRLTWSSVSVLEMVLMILTVVYCFFLPKKYLEHILPEDSGKSASQITELSQWILRMFGSMVCVQIALLVAGIGWGDAISRKIIYWGMLTGDILLVAIQAAFVHSMSIWHGVNIAIVTVASAFGLFRIIVLILSPRWWQWASEATL, from the exons ATGGATCCTAGATACGGAAGCCCAAGAGCTATCGACGCCGTGGATCCTGCTATACCCTCATACGATTCATGGCCCACGTTGCCTTCCACACGCGTGGAGAAGCGTTCGCCTTGCAGCCCTTGTTGTCGACGGCGTTTGACATGGAGCTCTGTCAGCGTGTTGGAGATGGTTCTGATGATTTTAACAGTCGTGTACTGTTTCTTTTTGCCCAAAAAATATTTAGAGCATATACTCCCGGAAGATTCAGGAAAAAGTGCCAGTCAAATAACGGAGTTGAGCCAATGGATACTTCGTATGTTTGGAAGTATGGTTTGTGTGCAG ATAGCCCTTCTTGTTGCTGGTATTGGCTGGGGAGATGCAATCAGTAGGAAAATCATTTACTGGGGGATGCTGACCGGGGACATCCTGCTTGTCGCCATTCAAGCAGCATTTGTGCACAGCATGTCTATATGGCATGGAGTCAACATTGCAATTGTCACCGTGGCATCCGCATTTGGGCTTTTTAGAATAATCGTATTAATTTTAAGTCCAAGATGGTGGCAGTGGGCTTCAGAAGCTACCCTGTAG